A window of Diospyros lotus cultivar Yz01 chromosome 14, ASM1463336v1, whole genome shotgun sequence contains these coding sequences:
- the LOC127790942 gene encoding uncharacterized protein LOC127790942 encodes MVSWYRRMLRVSKLLRGIDDIKQKHALAVLLARRLIGDEEYRSRYTYGESTMEPPKDHGQMNDSVSLQRPNLDSTIESPKNNIMRNPLFQAVENSIDELVEEILEKFPEAAYTVDENGKNILHIAVEKKDQRLYDYLKTKVHTDVMQTAIDNQGNTILHLATKQGNSPRIVLGHMNQMAWDVCWFKRIWYDSPPHFQYHRNFVGKTASELFQENHVSLRENAEKALKDMNSGLMLVSTLIGTVNYATLFTIPGGFVDDNNSASFGRPKFFSTKKEDKVLLFLWFTGVALFSSLIALTSMLLIQLSRFTNDDFFMTLPVRYLSSLVALLVSTIFTITACVETYLMIEVNVNPHGVIWPATGFLFLVAIDVVYLTFYYLYFAFRCSVSFTGQEM; translated from the exons ATGGTGAGTT GGTACAGAAGGATGCTTAGAG TTTCCAAGTTGCTTAGAGGAATTGATGATATAAAGCAAAAGCACGCATTGGCAGTATTGCTAGCCAGAAGATTAATTGGAGATGAAGAATATCGGAGCCGTTACACTTACGGTGAAAGTACAATGGAACCACCTAAAGATCATGGGCAAATGAATGACTCAGTTTCTCTACAACGGCCTAATTTGGATTCTACAATTGAATcaccaaaaaataatataatgagAAATCCGCTATTTCAGGCGGTAGAAAATAGCATTGATGAGTTGGTAGAGGAGATACTAGAAAAATTCCCAGAAGCAGCCTATACAGTGGACGAGAATGGTAAGAACATACTGCATATAGCAGTGGAGAAGAAAGATCAAAGACTATATGACTACTTGAAGACAAAAGTTCACACGGATGTGATGCAAACGGCCATTGACAACCAGGGAAACACCATTCTGCATCTTGCAACAAAACAAGGAAATAGTCCTAGAATTGTTCTTGGACATATGAACCAGATGGCATGGGACGTATGCTGGTTTAAG CGGATATGGTATGATTCTCCCCCTCATTTCCAATACCACCGCAACTTTGTTGGAAAGACAGCAAGTGAACTGTTTCAAGAAAACCATGTCAGCTTACGAGAAAACGCTGAGAAGGCACTCAAAGATATGAACAGTGGGTTGATGTTGGTTTCTACTCTTATTGGCACTGTCAACTATGCGACATTGTTTACCATCCCTGGAGGTTTTGTTGACGACAACAATAGCGCAAGTTTTGGTCGCCCAAAGTTTTTTAGCACCAAGAAAGAAGATAAAGTTTTGTTATTCTTGTGGTTCACTGGGGTAGCTCTATTTAGCTCTCTAATTGCCTTGACTAGCATGCTTTTGATTCAGTTGTCGAGGTTTACCAATGATGACTTCTTCATGACTTTACCAGTGAGATACCTTAGTTCTCTGGTTGCCCTACTTGTCTCCACCATCTTCACAATTACAGCTTGTGTTGAGACCTACCTTATGATCGAAGTAAATGTCAACCCCCACGGTGTAATATGGCCAGCCACAGGTTTCCTATTCCTTGTTGCAATAGATGTAGTGTACCTGACGTTTTATTACCTGTATTTTGCTTTTCGTTGTTCTGTTTCATTTACTGGCCAAGAAATGTAG